The Oncorhynchus nerka isolate Pitt River linkage group LG24, Oner_Uvic_2.0, whole genome shotgun sequence genome has a window encoding:
- the adat2 gene encoding tRNA-specific adenosine deaminase 2 — protein MGTEHVGNDVVSKENFQPCAEDIQRWMANAFDMAKEALENGEVPVGCLMVYNNEILGKGRNEVNETKNATRHAEMVALDQVLEWCRHRDLDPRTVCERTVLYVTVEPCIMCAGALRLTNIPLVVYGCNNDRFGGCGSVLDIPSADLPHTGSSFKCISGFRAEEAVEMLKAFYKQENPNAPKPRTRKE, from the exons ATGGGGACAGAGCATGTGGGGAATGATGTCGTTTCTAAAGAGAACTTCCAGCCATGTGCCGAAGACATACAGAGGTGGATGGCTAATGCCTTTGACATG GCAAAAGAAGCTTTGGAGAATGGCGAGGTGCCTgttggatgtctcatggtctacAACAATGAGATtcttggaaaggggagaaatgaAGTGAATGAAACAAAAAAT gCCACTCGCCATGCTGAGATGGTGGCTCTGGACCAGGTGCTGGAGTGGTGTCGTCATAGAGACCTGGACCCCAGGACAGTGTGTGAGAGGACTGTGCTCTACGTGACTGTGGAGCCTTGCATCATGTGTGCAGGAGCTCTTCGCCTGACCA ACATTCCTCTAGTGGTCTATGGGTGTaataatgacaggtttggtggcTGTGGATCTGTTCTAGACATCCCCTCGGCTGATCTACCTCACACTGGCTCATCATTTAAG TGTATCTCTGGCTTCAGAGCAGAGGAAGCAGTGGAGATGCTGAAGGCTTTTTATAAACAGGAGAACCCTAATG CTCCCAAGCCGAGGACGAGGAAGGAGTGA
- the pex3 gene encoding peroxisomal biogenesis factor 3, which produces MFSSTWNFLKRHKRKFIFAGAFVGGVYFLGKYAQKKIREMQELEASEYIAQARRQFHFESNQRTCNMTVLSMLPTLREAILHHLNSESLTTLLKSKPANKLDIWEDLKIISFTRSVVAVYSTCMLVVLLRVQLNIIGGYLYLDNSVSKSGMMPLAPPDVQQQYLSSIQHLLGDGLSEMITAVKKAVQNTLGGVSLKQSLSLQELEQHLNQIRAQVEERDGGSTHRPLSWYMMPDEENTLAAQACGLTENDVTTIKLLNETRDMLESPDFGTVLNTCLNRGFNRFLDNMAEFFRPPPGVQGDSTPITTPDSLLHVSLPVAKIIPIVNGQIHSICSEIPSHFVQDLLMIDQVKEFAANVYETFSTSHELQK; this is translated from the exons ATGTTTTCGTCTACGTGGAATTTTCTGAAGCGCCACAAAAGGAAATTTATTTTCGCTGGAGCTTTTGTCggag GTGTGTACTTTCTTGGTAAATATGCTCAAAAGAAAATCCGAGAGATGCAGGAGCTTGAGGCATCGGAGTACATCGCTCAAGCCCGACGTCAGTTCCACTTCGAGAGTAACCAGAGAACGTGCAACATGACAG tgTTGTCAATGCTCCCTACATTAAGAGAAGCCATTTTACATCATCTAAACTCTGAGAGCCTCACTACACTGCTGAAGAGCAA ACCAGCAAATAAACTTGACATATGGGAGGACCTGAAGATTATTA GTTTCACCCGAAGTGTTGTGGCTGTGTACAGTACATGTATGTTGGTTGTTTTACTCCGTGTCCAGCTCAATATCATTGGTGGCTACTTATACTTGGACAACTCTGTCAGCAAGAGTGGCATG ATGCCCTTGGCCCCTCCAGATGTGCAACAACAATACCTCTCCAGCATCCAGCACCTCCTTGGGGATG GGTTGAGTGAGATGATAACAGCAGTTAAGAAAGCTGTGCAGAACACATTGGGCGG GGTGTCCCTGAAGCAGAGTCTGTCCCTTCAGGAGCTGGAGCAGCACCTTAACCAGATCAGAGcccaggtggaggagagagacgggggctccacacacagacctctctcCTGGTACATGATGCCTGACGAGGAGAACACTCTGGCTGCACAG GCCTGTGGTCTGACGGAGAATGATGTCACTACGATAAAGCTGCTCAATGAAACCAGAGACATGCTTGAAAG CCCGGACTTCGGAACTGTACTCAACACCTGCCTGAACAGGGGCTTCAACCGTTTCCTTGACAACATGGCAGAGTTTTTCCGGCCCCCACCCGGAGTACAAGGAGACTCCACCCCAATCACTACACCTGATAG TCTCTTGCATGTAAGTCTCCCAGTTGCCAAAATCATCCCCATTGTGAATGGACAGATCCACTCCATCTGCAGTGAAATACCAAGTCACTTTGTACAG GATCTCCTGATGATAGACCAAGTGAAGGAGTTTGCTGCCAATGTGTATGAGACATTCAGCACATCCCATGAACTGCAGAAATAA